Sequence from the Colletotrichum higginsianum IMI 349063 chromosome 6, whole genome shotgun sequence genome:
GAAACATTGCTGACCGGTGTCTGACCCTGGCTCCCCAGCAGCGACACCTACTTAaaacacccccctccccctcccttgcTCGCCCTCTTCAGAAACCGTGGAAGCGTCCAAGAAGAGAAACCGGACCCCTGTTTTTCCCCGCATGATCCACCGCATTTAGGGAATCACCAGGAGCGCCGGCCCAAGTCGTCCGTGAACCGactggcgctggcgctggcgtgTTGCATGGATGTGGGCTCCGGCGCGCCGTGAGGGTGTCGAGAAGCATGTTACCTAATAATAATCCTGTCGTGGCCTCTGGCTTCATGCTTGGACGTCCTCGTGCCCGGTGCAAGTCATGCTGTGACTTACAGTCGGCGCTTCTGACACAACATGCATCGTATACCGGTTGCCGGAATGGGGTTCTGAAGCCATCGGCTTTGGGATGAGAGTTCTCTCTCTTGGCTTCGAGGAGACATTTTTTGTTGATTTGACCAACATTTATACAATCCCTCACGATCCCAAGGCTGTCCAAGATTTGTGAATCAGATGTGATGATACATCGTAATATACGTTCACCACTCAAAAGATACAATGTGCGGAAAAGTCTAGGTCATGAAGCGGTCATTGCTAAAACTGATTAAACAAGATATTGTTAAAAttctccccttcccaccACGCGTTCCCCGGCTCCGACTGCGGGTAGCTCATGTCCCCGATGCCGACCAGCTGCGAGGGATCCGCGTACAGCCAGGGCGTCGTGTTGAAAGTGAGGCTGTCGATCTGCTCGACCGTCGGCGGATCAAAGACGGCGGTCCTCGACGGggccgaggaagatgatgatgtcgtGGCTGTattcgtcgtcgccgtcgccgtgtTGGCGCTAGTGTTGGTGTTCGTGTTGTTGTTCCTACTGTTGTTGTTCGTGCTGTTGTTCGTGTTCGCATTACCGCCGCCCTGCCCCGACGACACTGGCGGCCGCTTGTACGACGGCGcctcctgcccgccgtcCGCGATGTTGATGCTGATCTCGGGCGAGGTGGCGACGATGATCTCGAGCGTCGAGCCGTCGCTCGTGTCGACGGGCGGCACGGCGGGCGTAAGAGAGGCGTCCAGCAGGCCGGCGGTGGGGATCTCCTGCAGGTCCGTCGTCGAGTTGAACTGCAGAATCTCCCACATGAGCGGCACGCTGAGGTACATCTTGGACGGCATCCAGTCCTCGACGTCCATGTTGTCCGTGCCGGTGGCGATGTGCGTCATCCTGTCGAGGTTGCGGTCCTGTATATAAAACAAAGTCAGTCGTCTCTATCCATTGTACAGTCCACTTCACGGACCAAAAGGGGGGATGCGGATGCATGGCAACCCACCAGCGCACCGCAGGCCGCGGAACACGGGATGAAGCTCTTCAGAAACCTCCGGCACTTGGCAAAGTCCGTGTTGGACTTGTTCTTCAgcctggccgccgcggcaCAGCAGTAGTAGAGATGCACcgtggcggcgatggcggcgacgtgacCGAAGAACGGGTCGACCAGCGGCACCTGCTTGTCGACGACCATGTCGATCATGCGGACGATCCAGGTCGCGTGGAGCAGCGCCTGCTCCGACGACCGGCGCCAGAAGGTGTTGGGGATCCCCAGGTTCGGGTTGTgctgggcgccgacgatgtaGAGGAACGGGTGGTTCAGGACCGTCGGGATGGCGTGGTACGTGAACTGCTCCTTGAGCCACGGCGCCCAGTAGTCGCGGTTCACCTTGAGCTCGTCCATGGTGCGCTCGTAGAACTTGACCGAGTCGTAGCGGTGGCACATGGGGATCCGGTTCTCCGTCTCCATGAAGTCCGAGAGCACCTTGGCGTACGTCGAGTCGTGACGCCACGGCTCCTTGAGGATGTTGCGCGCGCAGTCCGACACGTACTTGCGGACCTGGCTCCAGACCCAGCCGAGGCAGACGCTCGTGTTCCAGATGCCCGGctcgctcggcgtcgaggtgccCAGCTCGTCccgcggcagcggcggcgccttggAGAAGTCCTGCTCCGTGTGGTTCCCGCTCGCCGGCAGCGTCGGCCGCCGCACGTCGTTCGGGAAGCTCAGCAGCCCGTCCTGCCGGCCGTAGGACTGCTCCAGCACCTGCAGGCTCCAGAAGAGCCTCTTCTTCCGGTCCGTCGTCGGGTCCTCCACGGCGTATACCGATTCCATGTCCAGCATAGCGGACCGGCAGAGCTGGAGGgagaggccgagatggaACTGGCCGAGGTGGACGTTGCCATCTGGATATGATCAGCCCCAAACGCAGCAACTCATCGTATCTCATCGTATCTCATCACATCTCATCTCTGAAAACCAATCAGTCGTACGCCACTCACCTATGAACGATGCGTACGAGAGCAGACACAGGCTCTCAATGGTTGTGATGTCCACcgtgccgttggcgatgcGGAGCATCACGAGCGTCTTCGCATTGCTGCTGTAGAGCTGCATGTGGTCTCGCCTCTCGGAGAACCGCGACGTCAGCGCCAGAATGCTGCTGGCGAGCTCCTCCGGCAGCGAGTCGTaggcgccgacctcgtctcGCTCGAAGCACCAGATCGGCTGCCGGTGACAGTACTTGAAGTACAGCTCGACGCCCGTGGCCATCTCGTCCGGGTCGAACACGACTGAGGAGTTGTtgtggctgctgctgctgtgcaTGTGGCTGCTACTGcgggccggcggcgttgccgaGTACGACTTTTCCGACGCGTCGGTGACATCTTCGTACGCTGCCTGCTGTTGACGTGTCTGTTGATGtgtctgctgctgttgctgttgctgctgctgctgctgctgttgttgttgttgtgctTGTCCTTGACGCGCGGGGTGGTTCGGTCTATGAAAGAACCCGGTCAGATGGTCTGAACGTGACATGTGCTGGCGTGCGGTGCCGTATTACAATCCCCCTCCGCTGAGGAGGAGATCCAGTTTCTCTTCCAAGGTTTGCAATCTCTCATCCTATCGGTGGTAAGGGCGTCTGCCAACATCAGttcgggggaggggaacaCCTGTTGGACATACCGATCTCCCGCTTTGCGACGGCCTCACGGCGGGATAAGAACACGACTGCGAGAGGCGCAGGCAGCTGGAGCACGCCGGCTTCTCACCCGGACACcgcgtcttcttcctcctgtGCGGTCACCAGTCAGCTGGCGTTGCCCAGGTTGAACATCATACTTTTCTCTCTGCTCGAGAGCAGAAGCCaaacgaaaaaaaaaaggcaaaaaGGGCGCGGACCTGCAAGTGAGACAAGCATGATGTGAACGTCTTCTCCCCCTCGAGCTGCCTGAAGTGATGAACCCCTCCTCTGGCGGCATGTCATTGACGGATCTCACTCACTGCCGAAAGGGGGAAACACGAAAGTCACTGAGAACAGGCCCCagtgagagaaagaagagcGTGCCTCCACTAAATACCTTCTATTCTTAAGCACCAAATTAATAAACAGCCCACACCCTCCAGGGGTTTGCTTGCCGTGAACCCCGCACTGAACGGACTAATCCGATAAGCGTGAGGggcccttcccccctccccgtgTGACAATGCAttcgcctctctctctctctctcacactaGTTGCGCCCACCTTGGCGAAGGAAAAGTGTTTGATAAGCAGGCGGGAGGCATAATTGACAAGAGTCAAGATGAGATAAGACCGATCGGGACTGGACTATAACCATGGTCACGTGGAGAAGAAGCCAACAGGTTGCGGTCATTTTCTATGCCAGCCAACCTGATGAGAATGAGATCGACAGCTCATCATGATGCAACATGCGCACATCTTTCAGCCAACGAGGCCCAAGCAATTCGTCAGCCAGACAGCGGATCTAGGTTTACAAACGGATCTCTGGACCCGGTTGAGTTTCATGTTGATGCCGTTCATCTCACCGTTTGCTGGAATACGGGGGTTTTGTTCTTGCGACGACGTTTGAACAGCAATGGCCAACTCAGTGCCTCAATGCCTCCCTATTCACTCACTCATTAGCAACACGACTGACACAAGTCAGCGCTTCCACAGTCCATCAATGCTTGTTTGATAAGTCACCACAGCTCTATAGAGTGAGAGACGTACAATGCGCTTGCTTACCCACTTGCCGTGAATTTACCGCAGCAAAAACGGCGATTTCTCATGGAACGAACCCTGAATCATTATgagactctctctctctctcactccaCCACTACGAAAAAGAACGCTTGATCTTCGTCTACACACATGCAATCATGAAAAACACCGCCCGTTAGACACGCTACAGCCTCGCCACTGGGTCCACCAGATCGCTCAGCTCGGAATTCGGATACTCCGGGTTCTGCAAGTGATCCGGGCGCTCACGATCCCAAGCCCACCGCGTCTTGAGCTCGGGAGACAGCGAGTCCTCCAACATCTGGATCACGTACTTGCCGAGGACAGGGAAGAACTTGAACCCGTGGAACGAGCCGCAGGTTGCAACGTACAAGCCCTTGGCCGCCGAGTGGGGAGAGATGATGAAATCCGAGCTGGTCGTGAAGGCGTCCCTTTGCAAACAGAAAAGGTCACCAGGTCAGTAAAAGTTGCCTTGAGATGGAGGCGCCGACGCTTCTCAAAAGACGTAACGCAGTCAGTCCGTCACTCACCAGCAAATGCGGTGCTTGGTCATCTTCCAGTCCGCGCTCTTGCTCCCGTACCACAGGTTCCGCTGTTCCGCAATGTCTTCCTTGAGCTGCCGCGAGACCTTCCACTGGCTGTAGTCCTTGGCCGGCGGGGGCGCAGAGACGTGGCGGCCGGGCAGGATCTCACTCGTGTTGGAGAAGATCTTGGCCCCCCACCACTTGAGTTCTCTGTCCTTGGTCGGGGGGATGCTGCCGATGAATGGCTTGCCTAGGGGGTGGTTTCGATTTGTGAGCGGTGTCTCTTGTCGACGCGCACAtgagacgaagaaggactCACCGTGTCCCGTGTACCCTTGGAACCCAACGGGCATGTCTGCGTACTTCTTGTActcttcctcgtcaagcTCCGCCATCCCGGTAGTGATGCCCGCCGCTAGGATGCGATCGCCGGCCCGGAGGTTGTGCAGACCGCTCTTTGCCGCGCTCAGCTCCAGCATCTTCGGCGTGTACGCCCCCGTGGAGAGGATTGTGTGGCTGGCCGTCAGCGTctcgcccgtcgtcgtcctgatGCCCGTGCAGTTCCCGCGCTGGTCGAACTCCAGCGATGCCGTCTCCGCGGTCACATACTTGACGCCCAACCTCAGCGCTTCCCGCGTGACGGCGCGCAGGCAgtccccggccgccgcccagccgCTGGCGCGGTTCACCAGCACCTCCTTGGCGCCCGAGTAGTCGGCGTCTTCGAAGAGGCCCTTGTAGAGCTTGCGGGCCTCGGACACAGGCAGGGCGATGATGTCGTCCTTGCGGCCGAGCTTCTTGTGGTGGTCAATGACGTTCTGCGCATAGTCGCTGCGGCAGATCCAGTAGACGCCCGTCTGGTGGAAGTGCGGCTTCCAGAGCGGGTCGGTCTTGAAGACGTCCTGGGCCTCCAGCGCCAGTTGGCAGTAGGTGAAGTCGTCGTAGTCGGCGCGGACCACCTTGTTCCAGTCCCATGAGGCGGCCAcgcgctcgtcggcgtcaaaGGCATCCTTGTCGACCAGGGTCACGGATGCATCGGGGTACTTCTTGATAAGGTGATAGGCGGTCGACACACCAAACacgccggcaccgacgaTGAGATAGGACGGGTTGCTCTGGGTCATCTTGTTGAAAAAGTAGAATGACATGGATCGGCGGCAacaaggagggagggggtgagggagggatATGTTGTGTCCGGAATGGGTTTCTTGCAGCCAAGCAGAGTGAGAGAACGGTCCGTCCTTCGATTCGTGTGTACCTGTTCAAGACGGTACGGACAGACGGGGGATAATTATATTGTATGATACGCTGGACGTCTTGTATCGTCACCCCGTCACCTGGGACGACACGACGGTTTACTTATCGGTAACCCATgtgtggtgatggtggtggtgtctccccccccccttttcccccgCCCTCCAAGTTCATAGACCGGATGGGGTCCCGATGTCGGCAGAGATGCCGAATACCGATCACGTGGAGGTGGCTCCAGCCATCCGGGGACCGATTATGGCTCTGCCCCGTCTATCTGCTTTTCCCAAAGGCTCCCATGATCATCACGGATCACGATGGTTATGTCCCCGAATAGAATTGCCCTCCTGCAGGTTTATCTCGAGTTGAGGCCTGATCATGGGGGCGGTTGGTAGTCCTTTTGTGTGTTGGTTTCCGCTAGGATGATGGGATCTTCCCCTACTCAGAGACAAAACAAACAGGGGGGCCCCATCCTGCGGGTGGCGATAAGACCCCGGCAACGGCTCGAATAAGATTGAATCCCTGCCTTTCTGCTCCCCAATTCAGCAATCATGCCTATGAATATCAGATACGCACAACACCACCACGAGAGATACGAGAATCATCGGTGTGCGTGTATGACATGGTCGTTGACTCGTTGACAGCTGCAGCCCTTACA
This genomic interval carries:
- a CDS encoding C6 transcription factor; its protein translation is MSRSDHLTGFFHRPNHPARQGQAQQQQQQQQQQQQQQQQTHQQTRQQQAAYEDVTDASEKSYSATPPARSSSHMHSSSSHNNSSVVFDPDEMATGVELYFKYCHRQPIWCFERDEVGAYDSLPEELASSILALTSRFSERRDHMQLYSSNAKTLVMLRIANGTVDITTIESLCLLSYASFIDGNVHLGQFHLGLSLQLCRSAMLDMESVYAVEDPTTDRKKRLFWSLQVLEQSYGRQDGLLSFPNDVRRPTLPASGNHTEQDFSKAPPLPRDELGTSTPSEPGIWNTSVCLGWVWSQVRKYVSDCARNILKEPWRHDSTYAKVLSDFMETENRIPMCHRYDSVKFYERTMDELKVNRDYWAPWLKEQFTYHAIPTVLNHPFLYIVGAQHNPNLGIPNTFWRRSSEQALLHATWIVRMIDMVVDKQVPLVDPFFGHVAAIAATVHLYYCCAAAARLKNKSNTDFAKCRRFLKSFIPCSAACGALDRNLDRMTHIATGTDNMDVEDWMPSKMYLSVPLMWEILQFNSTTDLQEIPTAGLLDASLTPAVPPVDTSDGSTLEIIVATSPEISINIADGGQEAPSYKRPPVSSGQGGGNANTNNSTNNNSRNNNTNTNTSANTATATTNTATTSSSSSAPSRTAVFDPPTVEQIDSLTFNTTPWLYADPSQLVGIGDMSYPQSEPGNAWWEGENFNNILFNQF
- a CDS encoding Fungal specific transcription factor, with product MPPEEGFITSGSSRGRRRSHHACLTCRRKKTRCPGEKPACSSCLRLSQSCSYPAVRPSQSGRSDERLQTLEEKLDLLLSGGGL
- a CDS encoding FAD dependent oxidoreductase, giving the protein MSFYFFNKMTQSNPSYLIVGAGVFGVSTAYHLIKKYPDASVTLVDKDAFDADERVAASWDWNKVVRADYDDFTYCQLALEAQDVFKTDPLWKPHFHQTGVYWICRSDYAQNVIDHHKKLGRKDDIIALPVSEARKLYKGLFEDADYSGAKEVLVNRASGWAAAGDCLRAVTREALRLGVKYVTAETASLEFDQRGNCTGIRTTTGETLTASHTILSTGAYTPKMLELSAAKSGLHNLRAGDRILAAGITTGMAELDEEEYKKYADMPVGFQGYTGHGKPFIGSIPPTKDRELKWWGAKIFSNTSEILPGRHVSAPPPAKDYSQWKVSRQLKEDIAEQRNLWYGSKSADWKMTKHRICWDAFTTSSDFIISPHSAAKGLYVATCGSFHGFKFFPVLGKYVIQMLEDSLSPELKTRWAWDRERPDHLQNPEYPNSELSDLVDPVARL